Genomic window (Salinibacterium sp. M195):
TTCCGGCAGCTTTGCCCATCGTGACCATCTCGTCGAAGGTGGCTGGGGTGCTCGGCGCGAGGGCCGTGTTGCGCACGAGAGCGATGTTTTCGATCGAGTAGGGAACGCCGTAGACCTGGCCTTCGTAGCTCATGGCGGTGATGCCGACGTCTTGGAAGGCATCGGCTTTGTCGCCAAGTTCGACGGGAGCAACGACACCGTTGGTCACGAAGGTTCCGAGCCAGTCGTGAGCACCGATGACAACATCGGGGCCCTTCCCGGTGGGTACTTGCGCGATGAACTGGTCGCGAATGTCACCGAATTCTTTTTGTACAAGCTTGACCTCGACGCCGGTCTCGGCAGTGAAGTCCGCTGCGGCGTCTTTGAGCACTGCTGCGCGGTCGGCGTCGACCCATACGGTGAGTGCTTCGCCAGTTCCGGCGCCGTTATCTGCTGTGTCGGATGCTGCTGTGCATCCGGTTAGTGCTAGCGATGCAGTAACTGTGAGTGCGCCTACGGCCCACAGTCCTTTGTTGTTCACCCTCATTGGTGCTGCCTTTCGTCAGTGAAAGCATTGCAAACTGCAAGCGCTTCCATGTATACCTCTTGTAAACACTTTTCAGCAAGTACCTCAGGGTAAAATTTCAGGTTTTTCTTGGGGAGATAAGGACACGACGATGTGGAAGCGCTTAGATTTTGCCGAGGAAAGCGATAGTGTGACGGCTATGACTTCCGTTCTTTCCTGCACCGAGTGGTGGCGTTCTGCTGTGATTTACCAGATCTACCCGCGGTCATTCGCTGACTCCAACGGTGACGGAATGGGCGATTTGTTGGGCATTCGCGACCGCCTTCCCGCGCTTACCGAGCTCGGGGTCGACGCCATCTGGCTTTCGCCGTTCTACACCTCTCCGCAGCGGGATGCCGGCTACGACGTCGCCGATTACTGCGATGTCGACCCACTCTTCGGCACCCTTGACGACTTCGATTCCATGACAGCGCGGGCCCACGAACTTGGGCTGAAGGTGATCGTCGACCTCGTCCCCAACCATTCCTCGAGCGACCATCGCTGGTTTCAAGAAGCTCTCGCTGCGGCGCCGGGCAGCGACGAGCGAGCTCGCTACATGTTCCGCGACGGTCGTGGCGAGAATGGCGAACTCCCGCCAAACAACTGGGAGTCGGTCTTTGGCGGCCGCGCCTGGACTCGCGTCACCGACCCCGACGGAACCCCCGGCCAGTGGTATCTGCACCTGTTCGACGCCAGCCAGCCCGACTTCGACTGGAACAACACCTGGGTTCGACGCCAATTCGAAGACGTGCTCCGCTTCTGGCTCGACCGAGGCGTTGACGGATTCCGAGTGGATGTCGCCCACGGCATGATCAAAGCCGACGGCCTTCCCGACTGGACTCCCCCGCTCGCGGGCGGCAGCATGGGCGGTGCGGGCACCCTCGACGCCAGCGCTTCCGCTACGGCAACCGACGCGGCTGACGCGGCTGACGAGCTTGCCGCATCCCGCGCACCGTTCTGGGCTCAGGATGGCGTGCACGAAATTTACCGCGAATGGCGAACGATTCTGAACGGCTACGAGGGCGATCGCATCCTCGCCGCCGAGGCGTGGGTTGACCCGTTGACCGACATGGCCAAGTGGGTGCGTCCCGACGAAATGCACCAGGCCTTCAACTTTCCGTATCTCGAGACACCCTGGGCTGCCGAGCCGCTACGTGCCGTCATCGATGCCTCGATTAGCGCGTTCACCGCCGTGGAAGCGCCGAGCACGTGGGTGCTCTCCAACCACGATGTAGTCCGTCACGCCTCCCGTCTCGCCCTGACAGCCGAAAACCCGCAAGGGCACGGCATCGGGCCCAATTCTGCTGGCCTCCCGATCCCTGAGCTCGGTCTTCGTCGCGCTCGGGCCGCCACTGCACTGATGCTTGCCCTTCCCGGCAGCGCCTACCTTTATCAGGGTGAAGAACTTGGCCTGCCCGAGGTAATTGACTTGCCTGATGAGGCCCGCGAAGACCCCACGTGGTTCCGCACTGACGGTGAACGCTACGGCCGCGACGGTTGCCGAGTTCCGATCCCCTGGGAGGCCGACTCTCCCGCCTACGGTTTCGGACCATCGGATGCCGCGTGGTTGCCGCAACCCTCCGACTGGGCACCTCTCGCCCGCGATGCGCAAGGCAACGACAGCACTTCGACGCTCTCGCTGTATCGCCATGCTCTCGCCCTTCGCCGCGCCCACGAGCTGGGAACCGGCGAGCTTGAGTGGCTTGACACCGGCGCCGAAACCGTGCTCGGTTTACGCAATGGCGACGTACTTGTCTATGCCAACACGGGCGACACTGCCGTGACTCTCCCTGCCGGCGAAGTTCTGCTCTCGAGCGGCCCCCTCGGCGAGGCTCAACTGCCCGCAGATACGACAGTGTGGTTGCGGGCCTAGACCAACACGGCGCCTAATTCCCGCGAATGGATGCCGGTCGATAGAATCAGCAACGGCGTGTTCGCTGCTGTGCAGCATCCATTCTCGTCAGAATCCAACGAAGGGCAACTGATGGCCAGCATCGAAGACGTTGCCCAGCGCGCGGGAGTGTCGACGGCGACCGTATCGCGAGCGCTCAGCGGCAATGGCCCGGTATCGGCGGCTGCTCGCCTCAAGGTTACCGAGGCTGCGGCCGCTCTCGATTATGTCGTCTCGTCGAGCGCGTCGAGTTTGGCCTCGGGGCGCACCAAAAACGTTGGCCTCATGGTGCCCTACTTGACTCGCTGGTTCTTCACCTCGGTCGTCGAGGGTGCCCAACAAGCGCTGATGCGCCACGGCTATGACGTCACGCTTTACAACCTTTCTGGCAGCGTCGCTGAACGCGAAAAGGTGTTCGACGTGTTCTTGCAACGCAAGCGCATCGACGGAATCATTACCGTTTCATTGAAGCTCTCCCCCGCTGAAGTGGAGCGGTTGCATGCCCTCGACAGGCCAGCGGTCGGGGTGGGTGGCCCGATTGAGGGTGTGCGAACGCTGACGTTAGACGATGACGCGGTGTCGAGTCTTGCTACCGGTCATTTGTTGGCGCTAGGCCATACCAAGATTGCCCATATCGGTGGCTCTGAAGACTACGATCTCGAGTTCCACATCCCGACGAATCGACGCCACGGCTACGAAGCTGCGCTGCGCGAGGCGGGAATCGAACCACGAGCAGAGTTCTTTGCCACCGCCGATTTCACCATTCAGGGCGGCTATCACGCGGCCAAACAGCTCCTCGGCAATCCCTTGTTGCGCCCTACCGCGATCTTCGCTTCCTCCGACGAGATGGCGATTGGCTGCATCCTTGCCGCCCGCGATCTCGGCCTAGTGGTGCCGCGAGATATCTCCATCATGGGAATCGATGGTCACGAACTCTCAGAATTCTTTGGGCTCACCACCGTCTCGCAGTCCCCTCAGGCCCAAGGTGAACACGCTGTCGAAATCCTGATGAACCTGCTGGTGCCGGGTAAGCATCCTGAGATTCCCGAAAACACGCCGATCGACTACGAGCTCATCGTGCGCTCAAGCACAAGTCGGCCTCCGGAGTAGTCGGAACGACCGGCGCCTCAGCAGCCACACCGTTGGCCGCCGCGATCGGATGCTCGCGCTCTAGTCGCGCGGTTCTACGAGTCGTTGCGCTGCCTGCCGCACCGAAGCGCACCGGGCTTCTTCACTGTCCGCGAACTCGGGGCATCCGATGGAGCGCAGCTCTGCTGGTGCACGCTCCCAGTTGCTGGCAACGGCCAACAACAGCGCAAGCAGCTCTTCTGGCTTCCACGAGCTATCGACTACACCTCGTTCTTGAGCATCACGGATGACGTCAAGCTTGTGCTTGTAACCCTCGACGCGTCCTTCCGAGAACGATCCGAGCTTCTCGGCGTCATGGAGCCAGGCCCACATAGTGACGCGTTGCGCGCTCTGGTCGTTGACGAAATAGTTGTGCAGTCGCACGGTGTACTCCACGAGGTCTGCATCGATGGGTACGGCGTGGGCGAGCCGATCGAGACCGGTCTGCATGACGTGGTCGAAGAGCGCATCTTTGTCGCCGAACCAGGCGTAGATGCGTTCTTTGCTCGCCTTCGCCGTCTCGGCGATGCGATTGATGCGCGCTCCGGCGACACCATACTCGGCGAATTCGGCCGCTGCGGCCTCTAATACGCGCTGTTTTGTTTCCCGGCCACGGAGTTGATCACGCGGCATTTCTGTTGAAACCACCAAACACCTCCAAATCGAACCTGTTGGTTTGACTTAGCCTACACGTCGACATAGTGTCGAACCAATTGGTTTGATAAGAAACTAACCGGCTCAGTAACGAGCCACCTGGTTTTGTAAGGAGTTCGCATGACAAACGTATTGATGGTCCTCTCGGCAGCGTCCTACTTGACGCTCGCTGACGAAACGCAACACCCCACCGGTGTGTGGGCAGAAGAGCTCCTTGAGCCATACCGCATCTTCACCGAAGCCGGTTGGAAGGTTCAGGTAGCCAGCCCAGCAGGTGCGGCCCCCACTTTTGACGCCGCAAGCCTTAGCGAAGGCGGCGTTGGCTCTGCCGAGCGCCTCGCTGACTTCGAGGCCCGCATCGCTGACCTCCAGCCTGTGCTGCAGCATCCACTGCGCTTGGATGCCGTGAATGCCGGTGACTACGACGTCATCTTCTACCCTGGAGGCCACGGCCCCATGGAAGACCTCGCCGTCGACGAAGACTCTGGGCAGCTCATCGTAGAAGCCGTGAAAACAAACACGACTCTCGGCGTGCTGTGCCACGCTCCCGCAGCCCTCCTCGCTGCGAACGACAAGGCAACAGGCGAATGGGTTCTCAAGGATCGCAAGATGACCGGCTTCGCGAACAGCGAAGAAGAGCTTGCCGGTCTCGCCGATAAGGTCAAGTGGCTCGTCGAGAGCCGACTCGTTGAGTTGGGTGCTGACTACTCGAAGGCGCCGGAGCCTTTCGCTCCGTATGTCGTCGTTGATGGCGCCCTGTACACCGGCCAGAACCCGGCATCATCCGTTGCCGTTGCCGAGCGCATCGTCGCCGATAAGTCATAGCGACCACACACTTCCCGCTTTTCACACTCTAAAAACCTCAAGGAGATTTCATGACTACCGTTACAAGCACCCAATGGCAGCTCGCCTCACGCCCTACCGGCGTTCCAACCACTGAGAACGTCGTGAAGGTTCAGCTCGAACTGCCTGAGCTCGCTGATGGCGATGTTCGCGTACGCAACACGTTCCTCTCGGTCGACC
Coding sequences:
- a CDS encoding TetR/AcrR family transcriptional regulator, translating into MVSTEMPRDQLRGRETKQRVLEAAAAEFAEYGVAGARINRIAETAKASKERIYAWFGDKDALFDHVMQTGLDRLAHAVPIDADLVEYTVRLHNYFVNDQSAQRVTMWAWLHDAEKLGSFSEGRVEGYKHKLDVIRDAQERGVVDSSWKPEELLALLLAVASNWERAPAELRSIGCPEFADSEEARCASVRQAAQRLVEPRD
- a CDS encoding glycoside hydrolase family 13 protein; translated protein: MTSVLSCTEWWRSAVIYQIYPRSFADSNGDGMGDLLGIRDRLPALTELGVDAIWLSPFYTSPQRDAGYDVADYCDVDPLFGTLDDFDSMTARAHELGLKVIVDLVPNHSSSDHRWFQEALAAAPGSDERARYMFRDGRGENGELPPNNWESVFGGRAWTRVTDPDGTPGQWYLHLFDASQPDFDWNNTWVRRQFEDVLRFWLDRGVDGFRVDVAHGMIKADGLPDWTPPLAGGSMGGAGTLDASASATATDAADAADELAASRAPFWAQDGVHEIYREWRTILNGYEGDRILAAEAWVDPLTDMAKWVRPDEMHQAFNFPYLETPWAAEPLRAVIDASISAFTAVEAPSTWVLSNHDVVRHASRLALTAENPQGHGIGPNSAGLPIPELGLRRARAATALMLALPGSAYLYQGEELGLPEVIDLPDEAREDPTWFRTDGERYGRDGCRVPIPWEADSPAYGFGPSDAAWLPQPSDWAPLARDAQGNDSTSTLSLYRHALALRRAHELGTGELEWLDTGAETVLGLRNGDVLVYANTGDTAVTLPAGEVLLSSGPLGEAQLPADTTVWLRA
- a CDS encoding type 1 glutamine amidotransferase domain-containing protein, producing the protein MTNVLMVLSAASYLTLADETQHPTGVWAEELLEPYRIFTEAGWKVQVASPAGAAPTFDAASLSEGGVGSAERLADFEARIADLQPVLQHPLRLDAVNAGDYDVIFYPGGHGPMEDLAVDEDSGQLIVEAVKTNTTLGVLCHAPAALLAANDKATGEWVLKDRKMTGFANSEEELAGLADKVKWLVESRLVELGADYSKAPEPFAPYVVVDGALYTGQNPASSVAVAERIVADKS
- a CDS encoding LacI family DNA-binding transcriptional regulator, coding for MASIEDVAQRAGVSTATVSRALSGNGPVSAAARLKVTEAAAALDYVVSSSASSLASGRTKNVGLMVPYLTRWFFTSVVEGAQQALMRHGYDVTLYNLSGSVAEREKVFDVFLQRKRIDGIITVSLKLSPAEVERLHALDRPAVGVGGPIEGVRTLTLDDDAVSSLATGHLLALGHTKIAHIGGSEDYDLEFHIPTNRRHGYEAALREAGIEPRAEFFATADFTIQGGYHAAKQLLGNPLLRPTAIFASSDEMAIGCILAARDLGLVVPRDISIMGIDGHELSEFFGLTTVSQSPQAQGEHAVEILMNLLVPGKHPEIPENTPIDYELIVRSSTSRPPE